One genomic window of Candidatus Nitrosopumilus sediminis includes the following:
- a CDS encoding ABC transporter ATP-binding protein — protein sequence MTKLEAKNIVKYFSHDSHKLKALGGINLKVEAGDFVCLVGPSGCGKSTFLRIVAGLEKPDEGEILFDGRTVSETGPERIMVFQEGALFPWLKVQDNVEFGLKMAGIPKEERAKISHRFLDMMQLTKFADSYVYQLSTGMKQRVAIARALVMDPDVLLMDEPFAALDAQTRDLLLVEMQLIWEKTKKTILFVTHSVSEAAVLGTKVAIFSNRPSVIKKEVDNNFPRPRITEDESLLKFQQDILTELRPEVKKSKE from the coding sequence AGCTCTTGGAGGTATAAATCTCAAAGTTGAGGCAGGCGATTTTGTATGTTTGGTGGGCCCCTCAGGATGTGGAAAATCTACCTTTTTACGCATAGTTGCAGGCTTGGAAAAACCAGATGAGGGAGAAATCTTGTTTGATGGCCGTACTGTTTCTGAAACTGGGCCTGAAAGAATTATGGTGTTCCAGGAGGGTGCATTATTCCCATGGCTTAAGGTTCAAGATAACGTAGAATTTGGATTAAAGATGGCAGGTATCCCAAAAGAAGAACGTGCTAAGATATCTCATAGATTTCTAGACATGATGCAATTGACCAAATTTGCAGATTCTTACGTATACCAGCTTTCTACTGGAATGAAACAACGTGTAGCTATTGCAAGAGCTCTTGTAATGGATCCTGATGTATTACTAATGGATGAACCATTTGCTGCTCTTGATGCACAGACTCGGGATTTGTTATTAGTTGAAATGCAATTAATTTGGGAGAAAACAAAAAAGACTATTTTGTTTGTCACTCACAGTGTTTCAGAAGCTGCTGTTCTTGGAACCAAAGTAGCAATTTTCAGTAATCGTCCATCTGTAATTAAAAAAGAAGTTGACAATAATTTCCCACGACCTAGAATTACTGAAGATGAATCGTTATTAAAATTCCAACAAGACATCTTGACAGAACTTAGACCAGAGGTAAAGAAAAGTAAAGAGTGA
- a CDS encoding ABC transporter permease, producing the protein MAKNFTVHRIAFYIGIVVVWQVIAMSGIWPDNIFPSPYEVAEDLAYGVADSSLLYGIATSMWRLSIGLAIAIVGGIVLGIFMARVEVINQTVGSLVLGLQSIPSIAWVPLAILWFGLTDGGIIFVTAIGAIFAVTINTYTGVKNIDPHFIEAARNMGAKGSQLITAVLIPAAFPYMISGFKQGWAFAWRGVIGAEILFSFLGLGFLLNAGRSLNDVSQVIGIMVVIMGIGLLVDGVIFKKLENKVMSRWGLR; encoded by the coding sequence ATGGCAAAGAATTTCACAGTACATAGAATTGCGTTTTACATTGGAATTGTTGTAGTTTGGCAAGTGATTGCAATGTCTGGAATATGGCCTGATAATATTTTCCCCTCTCCTTATGAAGTGGCAGAAGACTTGGCATATGGAGTAGCAGATAGTAGTTTGTTATATGGAATAGCAACTAGCATGTGGAGATTGTCCATTGGATTGGCAATTGCAATTGTTGGTGGAATTGTACTTGGAATCTTTATGGCAAGAGTTGAGGTCATCAATCAAACTGTTGGTTCTTTAGTTTTGGGATTGCAATCAATTCCTTCAATTGCTTGGGTTCCATTAGCAATACTTTGGTTTGGATTAACTGATGGAGGAATAATTTTTGTTACTGCAATTGGTGCAATCTTTGCAGTTACTATCAACACCTACACTGGAGTCAAAAATATAGATCCTCATTTTATTGAGGCTGCAAGAAATATGGGTGCCAAGGGAAGTCAATTAATTACCGCAGTATTGATTCCAGCAGCATTCCCATACATGATTTCTGGATTCAAACAAGGATGGGCATTTGCATGGAGGGGAGTAATTGGTGCTGAAATACTGTTCTCATTCCTAGGTTTAGGATTCTTACTTAATGCTGGTCGTTCTCTTAATGATGTCTCACAAGTAATTGGAATCATGGTAGTGATTATGGGAATTGGTCTGTTAGTTGATGGGGTAATTTTCAAAAAATTGGAAAATAAAGTCATGTCTCGTTGGGGCTTGAGATAA